One genomic segment of Deltaproteobacteria bacterium includes these proteins:
- a CDS encoding saccharopine dehydrogenase family protein produces MSKVLIIGAGGVGHVVAHKCAQVPEVFTEIMLASRTKSKCDAIAASVRERTGRTIQTAALDADNVAETVALIKSFGPKLVLNVALPYQDLALMDACLETGVDYLDTANYEPLDEAKFEYKWQWA; encoded by the coding sequence ATGTCCAAGGTTCTTATTATTGGTGCTGGCGGTGTTGGCCATGTGGTGGCCCATAAATGCGCCCAGGTTCCGGAGGTGTTCACGGAGATCATGCTGGCCAGTCGGACCAAGTCCAAGTGCGACGCCATCGCCGCGTCGGTCAGGGAGAGGACCGGGCGGACCATCCAGACCGCCGCGCTCGATGCCGACAACGTCGCCGAGACCGTGGCCCTCATCAAATCCTTTGGCCCCAAGCTGGTCCTCAATGTCGCGCTGCCGTATCAGGATCTGGCCCTCATGGACGCCTGCCTGGAAACGGGCGTGGATTATCTGGACACGGCCAATTACGAGCCCCTGGACGAGGCCAAGTTCGAGTACAAATGGCAGTGGGCCTA